Proteins co-encoded in one Malus sylvestris chromosome 9, drMalSylv7.2, whole genome shotgun sequence genomic window:
- the LOC126634275 gene encoding uncharacterized protein LOC126634275, with protein MSSGASKRDPAWEHGDPIDGNKHGTICKYCGRVMKSGEVTRLKYHLSGLDPAKNVQRCDNVPPEVKAFISTLLKNKKQQKEKMTQGMENIRAGLRGEVYGQAVDSDDDDDEDECADDMGPEERRSLKQALRASKQSAWEREHLHKIPNRGQGSGTSGGAQMRRGDSLRESQPTPPIAPSLYKSSNAHQKSVWSYFKGGNVKEGMGRLISKFFIYENVPAAKASSHHFKNMVVGCQQAGVGVQPPTPYEIRNKYLDMEYKDIGEYVNKLRSKWETNGCTIMCDGWTGPTRLSIINFMVYSKGKTIFLKSVDASDHIKNYKYIYKLLRDVIMEV; from the coding sequence atgtctagTGGAGCtagtaaacgtgatccagcttgggaacatggcgacccaatagacggaaacaaacatggcacaatttgcaaatattgtggtcgggtaatgaagagtggtgaagtgacacgacttaagtaccatcttagtggattagatccagcaaaaaatgtccaacgatgcgataatgtccccccagaagtgaaggcattcatcagcacattattaaaaaataaaaaacagcagaaggaaaagatgacacaaggaatggaaaatattcgagctgggctacggggagaagtctatggccaagcggttgacagtgatgatgatgacgatgaggacgaatgtgctgatgacatgggacctgaagaacgacgcagtttgaaacaagcattacgtgcctccaaacagtcagcatgggaaagagaacaccttcataaaattcctaataggggacaaggttccgggacaagtggtggtgcacaaatgagacggggtgacagtcttagagaatcacaaccaacaccaccaatagccccaagtttatataagtcatccaacgcacatcaaaagagtgtttggagttatttcaagggaggtaatgtgaaggagggaatggggcgtctaattagcaagttctttatctatgaaaatgtccctgctgcgaaggcatcatcacatcatttcaaaaatatggtagtgggatgtcaacaggccggtgttggagtacaacctcccactccctatgagataagaaacaaatatttggatatggagtataaagacattggcgagtatgttaacaagttgaggtcaaagtgggaaactaatggttgcacaatcatgtgtgacggatggaccggcccgaccagattatctatcatcaacttcatggtatactccaagggaaagacaatttttttgaagtctgttgatgcttcagaccatataaagaattacaagtatatttacaaattattgagggatgtaatcatggaggtgtga